The following proteins are co-located in the Sphingobacteriaceae bacterium genome:
- a CDS encoding gliding motility-associated C-terminal domain-containing protein, which produces MSTNQLLVIPSIQTPLAGTYSLQVMLGPCKTNGVTQVDVLSPIVFTWTPGNVTICKGDSVALTAGASGGSHNYAYVWNPQQWLGSPTGSIQYGHPGGTTIYNLTAYDIACPFYTIGASFTVNVNKAPEPEIELASYEGCQPLCLKLNSKTQEHAAAVVYDFGNGDVLMGDDLTHCLQNAGMYNLKIKTTGKNGCSWTFEHGTPIVVNPMPGSSFTSDPELITTANNNVTFLPTNASGVVTNYLWTFDGAKGNQGNDTSSSKYPTRLYDKTGNYAVMLISKTDKGCIDSVLKVIEVRDEFTLFIPNSFTPNGDNLNDVFNVKGVGMKSEGFSMEIYDRWGTLVYSTKDVNKGWDGTVKGITAENGVYVFKVKATGSNGEGRKEYVGHVTLMK; this is translated from the coding sequence ATGAGCACAAATCAACTTTTAGTTATTCCTTCAATACAAACCCCTTTAGCAGGAACCTATTCATTACAAGTAATGTTAGGCCCTTGTAAAACAAATGGAGTTACACAGGTTGATGTTCTTAGTCCTATTGTATTTACTTGGACACCGGGAAATGTTACCATTTGTAAAGGAGATAGTGTTGCATTAACTGCAGGTGCTTCAGGTGGTAGTCATAATTACGCTTACGTATGGAATCCTCAACAATGGTTAGGTTCTCCTACCGGAAGTATACAATACGGACATCCGGGAGGAACAACAATTTATAATTTGACAGCTTATGATATAGCTTGCCCTTTCTATACTATAGGAGCTTCATTTACAGTGAATGTAAATAAAGCACCGGAACCGGAAATTGAATTAGCTTCTTATGAAGGTTGTCAGCCTTTATGCTTGAAATTAAATTCAAAAACTCAAGAACACGCAGCCGCAGTTGTATACGATTTCGGAAATGGCGATGTGTTAATGGGTGACGATCTAACGCATTGTTTACAAAATGCAGGAATGTATAACCTTAAAATTAAAACAACCGGTAAAAATGGATGTAGCTGGACATTCGAACATGGAACACCAATAGTGGTTAATCCTATGCCGGGCTCTAGTTTCACCTCAGACCCTGAGTTAATTACAACGGCTAATAATAATGTAACTTTCTTACCTACAAACGCTAGTGGAGTAGTTACTAACTATCTGTGGACGTTTGATGGTGCTAAAGGAAATCAAGGTAACGACACTTCTAGTTCAAAATACCCTACAAGATTGTATGACAAAACTGGTAATTATGCAGTTATGCTAATTTCGAAAACAGATAAGGGTTGTATAGACAGTGTGTTGAAAGTTATTGAAGTGCGCGATGAATTCACCTTGTTTATTCCTAATTCATTTACACCAAATGGAGATAACTTAAATGATGTTTTCAATGTAAAAGGAGTAGGCATGAAATCTGAAGGATTTAGCATGGAAATTTATGATCGTTGGGGTACTTTAGTTTATTCAACCAAAGACGTTAATAAAGGTTGGGATGGAACAGTAAAAGGAATAACCGCTGAAAACGGAGTTTATGTATTCAAGGTGAAAGCAACAGGCTCAAATGGCGAAGGTCGTAAAGAGTATGTTGGGCATGTAACCCTAATGAAATAA
- a CDS encoding thymidylate synthase: protein MKQYHELMDHVLKHGIKKTDRTGTGTISVFGYQMRFNLQEGFPLLTTKKVHTKSIIHELLWFLKGDTNIKYLKDNGVSIWDEWADKDGNLGPVYGYQWRNWPTPNGQHIDQITQVIDMIKKTPDSRRLIVSAWNVADINNMKLPPCHAFFQFYVADGKLSCQLYQRSADIFLGVPFNIASYALLTFMVAQVCNLKVGDFVHTLGDAHLYSNHIEQARLQLSRDFKSLPTLQINPQIKNIFDFTFDDFKIQDYNPHPHIKADVAV, encoded by the coding sequence ATGAAGCAGTACCACGAGTTGATGGATCATGTGTTAAAGCACGGAATCAAAAAAACAGATAGAACGGGAACAGGAACCATAAGTGTTTTTGGATACCAGATGCGGTTTAATTTACAAGAAGGTTTCCCGTTGTTGACCACTAAAAAAGTACACACCAAAAGCATCATTCATGAGTTGTTGTGGTTTTTAAAAGGGGATACCAATATTAAATATTTGAAAGATAATGGCGTGAGTATATGGGATGAATGGGCTGATAAGGACGGAAATTTGGGTCCGGTTTATGGTTACCAATGGCGAAACTGGCCCACGCCAAATGGCCAACATATCGATCAAATTACTCAGGTGATTGATATGATTAAAAAAACCCCGGATTCAAGAAGGTTAATCGTAAGTGCTTGGAATGTTGCCGATATAAATAATATGAAGTTACCTCCATGTCACGCTTTTTTTCAGTTTTATGTGGCCGATGGTAAATTAAGTTGTCAGCTTTATCAGCGTAGCGCCGATATTTTTTTAGGCGTTCCGTTTAACATCGCTTCCTATGCATTATTAACTTTTATGGTAGCGCAGGTTTGTAATTTAAAAGTAGGAGATTTTGTGCACACACTGGGCGATGCACATCTTTATTCAAATCATATTGAACAGGCTCGTTTGCAACTGTCCCGCGATTTTAAATCTCTCCCAACTTTACAAATAAATCCTCAAATAAAAAATATTTTTGATTTTACATTTGATGATTTCAAAATTCAAGACTATAATCCACATCCACACATTAAAGCTGATGTTGCTGTTTAA
- a CDS encoding cyclase family protein, whose protein sequence is MIGALFHKGKEFKIDFYKPIDISIPLHTGENCVSAWYVAPMKLEPVVNGQWIGDINKGGSVNFRNVIFNPHGNGTHTECVGHISKEFYTINQSLQKFFFIAELITVLPIELENGDFVITRKHFQSALQDLKNTEALVIRTISNSPEKKSHQYSNSNPPYIDPDAIAYLNEIGIEHILIDLPSIDKELDEGKLASHHLFWNYPDNPALNKTITELIYVPNEIQDGTYILNIQIAPFENDASPSKPVLYKIY, encoded by the coding sequence ATGATAGGAGCTTTATTTCACAAGGGAAAAGAATTTAAAATTGATTTTTATAAACCAATTGACATTTCTATTCCGTTACATACGGGAGAAAATTGTGTTAGTGCTTGGTACGTTGCTCCAATGAAATTAGAGCCTGTAGTTAACGGACAATGGATAGGCGACATAAATAAAGGAGGTAGTGTAAACTTCAGAAATGTTATTTTTAATCCGCATGGAAATGGCACGCACACAGAATGTGTTGGGCATATCAGCAAAGAGTTTTATACAATCAATCAATCCTTGCAAAAGTTTTTCTTTATTGCCGAATTAATTACTGTACTTCCGATAGAATTAGAAAATGGAGATTTTGTCATAACAAGAAAACATTTTCAATCGGCTTTACAGGATTTAAAAAATACCGAAGCACTGGTTATACGCACAATAAGTAATTCGCCGGAAAAAAAATCTCATCAGTACAGCAATTCTAATCCTCCTTACATTGACCCGGATGCAATTGCTTATTTAAACGAAATTGGCATCGAACATATATTAATTGATTTACCAAGTATCGATAAAGAATTGGATGAAGGGAAATTGGCTTCGCATCACTTATTCTGGAATTATCCGGATAATCCCGCTTTAAATAAAACAATCACAGAGTTGATATATGTTCCAAATGAAATTCAGGATGGCACATATATTTTAAATATTCAAATTGCACCTTTCGAAAATGATGCCAGCCCAAGTAAACCTGTGCTTTATAAAATTTATTAA
- a CDS encoding sigma-70 family RNA polymerase sigma factor: MGSPNKNSLNPPEWVNEYADYLYKFAFYRVNDSELAEDLVQDTFLSALNASNEFNGLASEKTWLSAILKNKIIDHYKKASTQMEKNFSEGQPNYLNYENFFDDKKNGHWQKGAMPKEWEEPAIELNKKEFQSVFEMCLNKVPVKWRGIFTMCVIDELDAKLICKEFELTSSNFWVIIHRIKLQLRACLEKNWLKL, from the coding sequence ATGGGCAGTCCAAATAAAAATTCATTAAATCCTCCCGAATGGGTAAATGAATACGCCGATTACTTGTATAAGTTTGCATTTTATAGAGTAAATGACAGCGAACTGGCCGAAGACTTAGTTCAGGATACTTTTTTATCGGCATTAAATGCTTCAAACGAGTTTAACGGTTTAGCCTCTGAAAAAACTTGGCTTTCGGCTATATTAAAAAACAAAATTATTGATCATTATAAAAAAGCGTCAACACAAATGGAAAAAAATTTTTCAGAGGGACAACCAAACTACTTGAATTATGAAAACTTTTTCGACGATAAAAAAAATGGGCATTGGCAAAAAGGCGCTATGCCAAAAGAATGGGAAGAGCCGGCTATTGAATTAAATAAAAAGGAGTTTCAATCTGTTTTTGAAATGTGTTTAAATAAAGTTCCGGTAAAATGGCGAGGTATATTTACTATGTGCGTTATAGATGAGTTGGATGCAAAATTAATTTGTAAGGAATTTGAACTTACATCGTCTAACTTTTGGGTGATTATTCATAGAATTAAATTACAACTAAGAGCATGTTTGGAAAAAAACTGGCTTAAATTATAA
- a CDS encoding DUF692 domain-containing protein, which yields MNMNTHTGIGFRKDFAEELINSEVLRPSFIELAPENWIGMGGYWKKQLDKAAEKFPITAHGLSLSIGSPEELDITFIKQVKKFIKQYNIQVYSEHLSYSKCDNAHLYDLLPIPFRMDAVNHIIQRIKTVQDILEIPLVIENVSYYTPVAAEMNESEFISEIIKGSGCKMLLDVNNVYVNAFNHQYNAKDFIRELPLEQVAYMHMAGHEKVSDSLIIDTHGQAIIDPVFELFEFAVSLLNPVPVLLERDFNIPEMQVLQNELSRMDLIIAKSWKSKKLHA from the coding sequence ATGAATATGAATACGCACACCGGTATAGGCTTTAGAAAAGATTTTGCCGAAGAATTGATAAATTCTGAAGTGTTACGTCCTTCATTTATTGAACTGGCTCCTGAAAACTGGATTGGGATGGGTGGTTATTGGAAAAAACAACTTGATAAAGCTGCCGAAAAATTTCCAATTACTGCACATGGGCTTTCTTTGTCTATCGGAAGTCCGGAAGAACTCGATATCACTTTCATCAAACAAGTAAAAAAGTTTATTAAGCAATACAATATTCAGGTTTATTCAGAACACTTAAGTTATTCGAAATGCGACAATGCACATTTATATGATTTACTACCAATTCCATTTAGAATGGACGCAGTAAATCATATTATTCAAAGAATAAAAACAGTTCAGGATATACTTGAAATCCCATTGGTAATTGAAAATGTTTCGTACTACACTCCTGTTGCAGCAGAAATGAATGAGTCGGAATTCATATCCGAAATCATTAAAGGTTCGGGTTGTAAAATGCTTTTGGATGTAAATAATGTTTATGTAAATGCTTTTAATCATCAATACAATGCTAAAGATTTTATAAGAGAATTGCCACTGGAGCAAGTGGCCTATATGCATATGGCTGGACATGAAAAAGTATCTGATTCATTAATTATTGATACGCATGGTCAGGCCATAATTGATCCGGTTTTTGAATTATTTGAGTTTGCAGTTTCTCTATTGAATCCGGTGCCGGTGTTATTAGAAAGAGATTTTAATATACCGGAAATGCAAGTGTTGCAAAATGAATTATCCAGAATGGATCTTATAATTGCCAAGTCGTGGAAATCTAAAAAATTACATGCTTAA
- a CDS encoding putative DNA-binding domain-containing protein — protein sequence MLNKETKSQQSLLANYCRDGQTPNGLINVKSENLHHYRRLVFNIASDILETAFPITFSFLEENVWQDLVHTYFKEHKCQTNQVWRMPLEFYDYCKEKNIAEKLNLPYLNNLLYFEWLELDVHTMEDMEFPEFKSNGDLLADPIVFNPEYKLIPFTFPVHKIPPGEELLNQKGNYFLLIYREKESGNVQFIDLSMFYTFLLENIANGLIVKDILVDANSMFGINDIKLLKENTLLFLQDLQKRKFILGFKK from the coding sequence ATGCTTAATAAAGAAACAAAAAGTCAGCAAAGTTTATTAGCCAACTACTGTAGAGATGGCCAAACTCCGAATGGACTCATAAACGTTAAATCAGAAAACCTTCATCATTATCGCAGGTTAGTTTTTAATATTGCTTCTGATATTTTAGAAACAGCTTTTCCTATCACATTTAGTTTTTTGGAAGAAAATGTTTGGCAAGATTTGGTACACACCTATTTTAAAGAACATAAATGTCAAACCAATCAGGTTTGGCGGATGCCCCTTGAATTTTACGATTATTGTAAAGAAAAAAATATAGCCGAAAAATTAAATCTTCCTTATTTAAATAATTTATTATATTTTGAATGGCTCGAACTGGATGTGCATACGATGGAAGACATGGAGTTCCCGGAATTCAAATCCAATGGCGATTTGCTTGCTGATCCTATCGTTTTTAATCCGGAATATAAATTAATTCCATTCACATTTCCGGTACATAAAATCCCTCCCGGGGAAGAACTTCTCAATCAAAAGGGAAATTATTTTTTACTTATTTACCGGGAAAAGGAAAGCGGAAATGTACAATTCATAGATCTTTCTATGTTTTATACTTTTTTATTGGAAAATATTGCCAATGGATTAATTGTAAAAGATATTCTTGTGGATGCTAATTCTATGTTTGGTATAAATGATATTAAGTTATTAAAAGAAAATACATTACTTTTTTTGCAGGACCTTCAAAAGAGAAAATTTATTTTAGGCTTTAAAAAATGA
- a CDS encoding DoxX family protein — translation MIKLINQFQSLAQKSGDISLFLLRILLAYGFWEPAKMKWDDIQSVADWFESLGIFAPKLNAYMAASTEMLGVFLLALGLGSRFIAIPLIVVMLVAIKTVHWENGFLASDNGFEIPLYYLSMLLILFSFGSGKLSLDFVIQKIKK, via the coding sequence ATGATAAAATTAATTAATCAATTCCAGTCACTGGCTCAGAAAAGTGGAGACATAAGTCTTTTTCTGTTACGTATACTTCTTGCTTATGGATTTTGGGAACCGGCTAAAATGAAATGGGACGATATTCAATCCGTTGCTGATTGGTTTGAAAGTTTGGGCATATTTGCTCCAAAATTAAACGCGTACATGGCAGCCTCAACTGAAATGTTGGGCGTGTTTTTATTGGCTTTAGGCTTGGGTTCTCGATTTATTGCTATTCCATTAATTGTTGTTATGCTTGTGGCTATTAAAACTGTTCACTGGGAAAACGGATTTTTAGCGTCAGATAACGGTTTTGAAATTCCTTTGTATTACCTCTCAATGCTTTTGATTTTGTTTTCCTTCGGAAGCGGAAAATTAAGTCTGGATTTTGTAATTCAAAAAATCAAAAAATAA
- a CDS encoding 1-acyl-sn-glycerol-3-phosphate acyltransferase has product MEVKKYIDVEKVLMTKAPTLYKILPRFAINWLKRKLHEDDINKGMIYLEQFHELEFNTEVLKFLDVKLEVSGHENLPLKGGVIVAANHPLGGLDGMALIKAIGDKRNDVRFIVNDILKNIKNYGDVFVGVNKVGGQSRNSLQFVEQIYATESAILVFPAGLVSRKFKEGIRDLEWNKSFINKSIKYNKPIVPVFIEGQNSRFFYNFAKWRKRLGIKANLEMLFLPDEMFKQKGNTIKIHFGKIIEPSLFYANHTPQKWSNIMHDYIYTNAIKSGITFREYVKNMK; this is encoded by the coding sequence ATGGAAGTAAAAAAATACATTGACGTAGAGAAAGTTTTAATGACTAAGGCGCCTACGCTGTATAAAATTTTACCCCGTTTTGCGATTAATTGGCTAAAAAGAAAGTTGCACGAGGATGACATTAACAAGGGTATGATTTACCTCGAACAATTTCATGAACTGGAATTTAATACAGAAGTGCTTAAATTTCTTGATGTGAAACTGGAGGTGAGCGGCCATGAGAATTTGCCATTAAAAGGTGGCGTGATTGTTGCGGCTAATCATCCTTTAGGAGGCTTAGACGGCATGGCCTTGATTAAAGCAATTGGCGATAAGCGGAATGACGTTCGGTTTATTGTAAACGATATATTAAAAAATATAAAAAATTACGGAGATGTTTTTGTGGGCGTGAATAAAGTTGGCGGCCAAAGTAGAAATAGTTTGCAGTTTGTTGAGCAGATTTATGCCACCGAATCGGCTATCTTGGTTTTTCCCGCCGGATTAGTAAGCAGAAAATTTAAAGAAGGAATTCGTGATTTGGAATGGAATAAAAGCTTCATTAATAAATCCATTAAATACAATAAACCGATTGTACCGGTTTTTATTGAAGGGCAAAATTCAAGATTCTTTTACAACTTCGCTAAATGGAGAAAACGCTTAGGTATTAAAGCAAATTTAGAAATGTTGTTTTTACCGGATGAAATGTTCAAGCAAAAAGGAAATACCATTAAAATACATTTCGGGAAAATTATTGAGCCATCACTTTTTTATGCCAATCACACCCCTCAAAAATGGTCTAATATTATGCATGATTATATTTATACCAATGCAATAAAATCCGGAATAACCTTTCGTGAATACGTTAAAAATATGAAGTAA
- the mraZ gene encoding division/cell wall cluster transcriptional repressor MraZ, whose protein sequence is MSSIIGEYDCKVDAKGRFMFPVDLRKQLEALFDLGFVVNRNLHQQCLVLYPIKEWEKLNKKISKLNRLIKANDVFVRKFTGGATSVLADTTGRILLPKALIDYASVKTEIKVLGSNNVIEIWDKTIYENFLKQDIDIEKLAIDVLGGLNFNEGDDE, encoded by the coding sequence ATGTCCAGTATCATAGGAGAATACGATTGTAAAGTTGACGCTAAAGGCAGATTCATGTTTCCTGTTGATTTAAGGAAACAGTTGGAAGCTTTGTTTGACCTGGGATTTGTAGTGAACAGAAACTTACATCAGCAATGTTTGGTTTTATACCCAATTAAAGAATGGGAAAAACTAAATAAAAAAATAAGCAAGCTTAATCGATTAATAAAGGCTAACGATGTTTTTGTGAGAAAGTTTACGGGTGGGGCAACAAGTGTGTTAGCAGATACTACAGGAAGAATTTTACTTCCAAAAGCATTAATTGATTACGCAAGTGTAAAAACTGAAATTAAAGTATTAGGAAGTAATAATGTGATTGAGATTTGGGATAAAACAATTTATGAAAACTTCCTAAAACAAGATATTGATATTGAAAAATTAGCCATAGATGTACTTGGAGGATTAAATTTCAATGAAGGTGACGATGAGTAA
- the rsmH gene encoding 16S rRNA (cytosine(1402)-N(4))-methyltransferase RsmH, whose protein sequence is MSKTSAYHTPVLLKACIDNLNIKPDGTYVDLTFGGGGHSNEILKCLNEKGKLFAFDQDEDALANNIHDSRFTLIPQNFRFLKNYLRLNGVTTVHGILADLGVSSHQFDVPERGFSIRFNADLDMRMNQKSSITAKSILNDYEEIQLTNIFKEYGEVQNPRKLARLIVAARSEKSIVNSDDLKKIIAPCTPPKDANKFLAKVFQALRIEVNAEMSALKECLTQCLDVLDNGSRIVIISYHSLEDRIVKNFLRSGNTEGKEEKDVIYGTVKKVFKLITTKPIIPDEKEIEINTRARSAKLRVGEKI, encoded by the coding sequence ATGAGTAAGACTTCTGCTTATCACACCCCCGTTCTTTTAAAAGCTTGTATTGATAATTTAAACATTAAACCGGATGGTACTTATGTTGATTTAACTTTTGGTGGCGGTGGTCATTCCAACGAAATTTTAAAGTGTTTGAATGAAAAAGGAAAACTGTTTGCCTTTGATCAGGATGAAGATGCTTTAGCAAATAACATTCATGATTCAAGGTTTACTTTAATTCCGCAAAATTTCAGATTCCTAAAAAATTATCTTCGTCTAAATGGAGTAACCACAGTGCATGGAATTTTGGCCGACCTTGGAGTATCTTCTCATCAGTTTGATGTTCCGGAAAGAGGGTTTTCAATTCGATTTAATGCGGATTTAGATATGCGCATGAATCAGAAAAGTTCGATTACCGCAAAATCTATTTTAAATGATTACGAAGAAATTCAACTCACCAACATTTTTAAGGAATATGGCGAAGTTCAAAATCCACGTAAGTTAGCTCGTTTAATTGTTGCCGCCCGATCTGAAAAATCAATAGTAAATTCTGACGACTTAAAAAAGATAATCGCGCCTTGTACTCCACCCAAAGACGCTAATAAATTTTTAGCAAAAGTATTTCAGGCTCTACGAATTGAAGTGAATGCCGAAATGTCTGCTCTAAAAGAATGTTTAACGCAGTGTTTGGATGTTTTGGATAACGGAAGTAGAATAGTGATAATTTCTTATCACAGTTTGGAAGATAGAATAGTGAAGAATTTTTTGAGATCGGGAAATACCGAGGGGAAAGAAGAAAAGGATGTGATTTATGGCACGGTTAAAAAAGTTTTTAAGTTAATTACCACAAAACCTATCATTCCGGATGAAAAAGAAATTGAAATCAATACAAGAGCAAGAAGTGCAAAGTTACGTGTGGGAGAAAAAATATAA
- a CDS encoding transpeptidase family protein: protein MENKKQILVRTYILYVSMCLFAVGIFYRIFVIQFIEGEEWRRRAEANTTQLHTIEAVRGNIFDVNGALLATSVPYYEIAIDICAPSIDEKLFKEKRDSLALCLSNLFGDHTASEYLNILRKARNNRDRYVVLQRNVSYKNLQILKKFPILKKGSRGGLITLQTNKRERPFQLLAARTIGLAREGIKPVGLEGAYDSVLLGVPGKRLMQKIAGGVWRPINSEAEIEPKEGSDLYTTIDINVQDVAEHALMKALIKNQASHGCAILMEVKTGAIRAIANLSKGKKDSSYYESLNHAMIDANEPGSTFKLASFLAAIDDYDVSLDEKIHVGNGEVTYYNKTIKDAHPPKTPSLSVQEIFETSSNCGTAKLIMKYYSKNPQKYVDKIKSFHLDRKLGLSIPGEASPFIKDVKHKDWSGLTLPQMSYGYETLITPLLTLSVYNAIANNGKMVKPRFVNEIRRNNQVVKKFEPEVLIEQMVKLETVSKAKKLMEGVVENGSGKGLNIKSFKVGGKTGTAQIAKIGRRKGSGKTAYGDVGDRTYQASFVGYFPAEKPLYTCIVIINSPSNGIYYGGLVAGPVFKEIAEKVYSSGLEFLPPINKGKDLITKVPEGINTLSDELQRLAKSFSLPVKEVNSNQFVSRIKSDTSTIAMIENKIERQLKNGVMPNLQGLSAKDVLYILENHGLNVKIVGFGSVQKQSIDAGTKIERGNKVILTLI, encoded by the coding sequence ATGGAAAATAAAAAACAAATATTAGTTCGAACCTATATTTTATATGTAAGCATGTGCTTATTTGCGGTTGGCATATTTTATAGAATATTTGTTATTCAATTTATTGAAGGGGAAGAATGGAGAAGAAGAGCAGAAGCTAATACAACACAGCTTCACACCATTGAAGCAGTTCGGGGAAATATTTTTGATGTGAACGGTGCCTTATTGGCAACTAGTGTTCCGTATTATGAAATTGCCATCGATATTTGCGCGCCATCAATTGATGAAAAACTTTTTAAAGAAAAAAGAGACTCATTGGCCTTGTGTTTAAGTAATCTTTTTGGAGATCATACTGCTTCCGAATATCTAAATATTTTGAGAAAAGCTCGAAATAACAGAGATCGTTATGTAGTACTGCAAAGAAATGTTTCTTACAAAAATCTACAAATTCTGAAAAAATTCCCAATTCTAAAAAAAGGTAGTCGGGGCGGTTTAATTACCCTACAAACAAATAAAAGAGAGCGTCCTTTTCAGTTGTTAGCTGCTCGAACCATTGGTTTGGCGCGTGAAGGTATAAAACCGGTTGGTCTTGAAGGAGCATATGATTCTGTTTTATTGGGTGTGCCCGGAAAAAGATTAATGCAAAAAATTGCAGGAGGCGTATGGCGTCCGATAAATAGTGAAGCGGAAATTGAACCTAAAGAAGGTAGCGACTTATATACTACTATTGATATTAACGTACAAGATGTGGCAGAACATGCCTTAATGAAAGCACTCATTAAAAATCAAGCTTCACACGGCTGTGCCATTTTAATGGAAGTTAAAACAGGCGCCATTCGGGCTATTGCAAATTTATCAAAAGGAAAAAAAGATTCTAGTTATTATGAAAGTTTAAATCATGCTATGATAGATGCAAACGAACCGGGATCAACATTTAAGCTCGCTTCTTTTCTTGCAGCAATTGATGATTATGATGTGAGTTTGGATGAAAAAATTCATGTTGGAAATGGAGAGGTTACCTATTATAACAAAACTATTAAAGATGCTCACCCTCCAAAAACTCCGTCATTATCTGTACAGGAAATTTTTGAAACTTCTTCAAACTGCGGAACTGCAAAATTAATCATGAAGTATTATTCAAAAAATCCGCAAAAATATGTAGATAAAATTAAATCTTTTCATCTCGATCGTAAACTCGGGCTTTCAATTCCCGGCGAAGCAAGTCCATTTATTAAGGATGTAAAACACAAAGATTGGAGTGGTTTAACCTTACCGCAAATGAGCTATGGCTACGAAACTTTGATTACGCCTTTATTAACCTTAAGCGTTTATAATGCCATTGCTAATAATGGGAAAATGGTAAAACCTCGTTTTGTAAATGAAATCAGAAGAAATAATCAAGTGGTGAAAAAGTTTGAACCGGAAGTATTGATAGAGCAAATGGTAAAGCTGGAAACCGTTAGTAAAGCAAAAAAATTAATGGAAGGTGTGGTTGAAAATGGAAGTGGAAAAGGTTTAAATATTAAATCTTTTAAAGTGGGTGGGAAAACCGGAACTGCTCAAATAGCAAAAATTGGTCGCCGAAAGGGGAGTGGTAAAACTGCTTATGGCGATGTGGGTGACAGAACTTATCAGGCCTCGTTCGTAGGATATTTCCCAGCTGAAAAACCCCTTTATACTTGCATCGTAATTATTAATTCTCCAAGTAATGGAATATATTATGGTGGTTTAGTGGCTGGTCCGGTTTTTAAAGAAATTGCCGAAAAAGTGTATTCAAGCGGACTTGAATTTCTTCCTCCTATTAATAAAGGAAAAGATTTAATTACAAAAGTTCCGGAAGGAATTAATACGCTTTCAGATGAATTACAAAGATTAGCAAAATCGTTTTCACTGCCAGTTAAGGAAGTAAACTCAAATCAATTTGTAAGTAGAATTAAAAGCGATACTTCAACAATCGCAATGATCGAAAATAAAATAGAAAGACAACTTAAAAATGGTGTAATGCCAAATTTACAAGGCCTTTCTGCTAAAGATGTTTTATATATTCTGGAGAATCACGGGCTGAATGTAAAAATTGTTGGATTCGGAAGCGTTCAGAAACAAAGTATTGATGCAGGAACTAAAATTGAAAGAGGAAATAAAGTTATTCTCACTTTGATATAA